TAAAGGAATACAATGAGGCTTCGGTGTGCAAGGAAAGACTTGATGTTGTTGACCCTGGCTTTATGGAAGCCCTTCAGGATAGAGGAACCCGCATCTTTATCCCCGAAACATACAAAAGCGACCTTAACTATTCACTGCCTTCAAGATGGTATGGTGTAGAAGAAAACGTTTCTGAAAACGTCAGCTTAAACATGACTGAAATTGATCAGCAGTTAAACACCACTTCCGGTAAGGAATTTGAAAATACTGGTGAAACTAATGAAGACTCCAGGTACTGGTATATTCCTGAACCTGATGAAGATCAGGGAAATGAAGATCACAGTGACTGGTATGTTCCGGAGCCCGATGAGGTTTAAAGGGTTTCAAATAAGCTGAAAGAAAGAATTATTCCGGTATGCGTTAAGTTTTACAGGCATACCGGCAAACTTTTCTAAAGAAATCTGATAAAAATTATTCCTCCCAGCAGATTATTCTGCGCCTTTCTAAAACCTGCGTGGTCTTAGCGCCTATCCGAAAAGTGGTCACCTACCGTAACTATTAGTAACTATTACAATATGCAATATGTAAAATCGAAATAGATACTCTGATATTATAGGCTTATTGTGACTTTTCAACATGCATTACTGACTTTTCGGATAGGCTCTTAGTATAGTATTCCTCACAGGTGAAGAATTTTTTTTCATTTTTGAGTACGCTTGCAGGAACAGAGCTAAATAATGGGTATTGTATAAAAAAGTATGCAGTGGACTATCACCAATTAAAATCGCAATTTTCTTAACAATTAATGGCATCTCTGTTTCCATTCATTATCCCTTTATGCATACAAAATGTGCCGGAATATCATAAGGACACTTTTTGCAGAAAGGGTGGGAATAAGCTTGCCTGTGAAAAAATAGGTGAGCCAATTATGAAGGAAAAAAGTAATTTAGTAGGAGACTACACATTAACAGTTACAAGACAGGCACAGTTGTAGAATTCAAGAAACCTAATATAAAAGAGCTTGGAAATAAGAGAATAACCAGAAGATTTTATAAATGTACTCAATGTGGTCATAAGGATATAAGTGAAAATGAAGAAATAATTAACCTTGACGCTCATGCTGGCTGATCATGAAGAGCCGGTTTAAGCAGAAAAGAATTTTTTTACCAGAACCTGTCACCCCACACCTCAATACAAGCCTTCGAATTAAAGTACATATCTCCAGCCGTCTTTTTTCAGGCTCTTCCTGTGTACTTCATAGCCAGGCATGAGTTCACCTACCAGTTTCCAGAACCTGACAGAATGGTTTTTCTCCTTAACATGGCAGAGTTCATGCACAACCACATACTCAAGCTGTTCAGGTGGAGCCATCATAAGCTGGAAATTAATTCTGAGAACGTTGTCTGCAGAGCAGCTTCCCCAGCGCCTTTTCTGATGTTTTACCTTAAAATCTGGAGGGGCTATATTCAGTTTTTCCGAATAAGCTTTCAGGAGCCTTTCAACATCAGACTCGGCACAAACCTGGTAAAAATTCCAGATAGCCATTTTTACAAGTACCGACTTCAGTTCCTCAGGAACAGTTCTAGGAATAAAGACAGTAAGTTCAGACCCATTGAAGGAAGCAAGGGATTTTTTGATTCCGTCCACAGGCAGGATTTTCAGGGGATATTCTCTGCCTAGATAAAGATATTTTTCACCGTCAATATACCGTTTTTCCTGGTTGGGCAGCCTGTTTGCTTCAAACCAGTCAAGCTTTTCCCATACCCAGCCAGCTTTCTTCTGTACCATATCCCTGATAGCCTCACGGCTAAGCCCATGTGGGGCTCGGAACTCCACCTTAAGGTCAGGGCGGACTACTATCGCTGCTTTTCTCCTCTTTCTGCTGTAGACAATTTCGTAGTCAATTGTCCTGCCGCACGCTTTGATGCTATCGTTTTTTCTCATAGCTGTTTCCTCACCCGAATTACGCCTCGTGATCGCAGGAAATCGGAGATTTTCTGGGAGTTACGATGTAATCGCAACAGTACGCGGTCCTTATCGCTGCGCTCAAGAAGACTACTTGATGGATTTTAGCAGTGAACTTTGCTCAAGGGAACTAATTGATGGGCTATAACAGTTAGTTTCGCTCAAGAAGGACTAAATTATAGACTTATTTGATCCATACAACCTTATTAGCCTTATCATGTCGTTTTTGTCACATCCGAGTTTCGCTTCGGGATCACAGAAAATAGGAGATTTTCTGGGAGTTGCACTGCAAGCGCAACAGCACGAGGTCCTGTTCGCTGCACTTAAGAGGACGAAATGAGATCGTTCTGGAAATTAGATCGTTCTGACCTGTACAACCGTAATTAGCTACATCGTGTCTTTTCTGTCACGCTCAACGAAAAACACTACAAAACACGGTACTGATACTAAAAGATGAATCATCTTAGACGCATAGTATTAGTGTCTTCAAGAATAAGCAATATCCGTGTCATAAGCCCGTGTATAATGCTCAAAAGTCAGGAGAGTAAGGGTATTGCTGGTCTTATCAAATGTGTAAATCAGCACAAAGACTCCTATATGAATCCTCCATTTCCCCTCGAACTCAGCCTCAAGGGGATTCCCCATTTCAGGCCTGTAAGCCAGGAGACGGAGGCGCTTGTTTACATGATCATATGCCGACCTATCGAGCCGGTACAGTTTTGTCAGGTTTTTGTGGACGGAAGGGTGAACTGCCACTCTATATGTCATTGTTCTACCTTGTCACTGTTCTACTCTATTAAAAAATTCATCGATCTCAAAATCAGGCAAATGGTTCTGTAAAGAGTCCTGTTCCGCTTTTCGGACTTTAAAGGAAAAAGAAGGTTGAAAAGTAGCTTCAGGCGGATATCTTATCTCATTGAATCTTTTTTCAAGTTCTTTTAACTGGTTGAAAATATCTGAAAATGACATACCTACCATCTCAATCAGTTTATATGGGATTCTAAATATGGGATTCTAAATATGGGATTCTAAAGGGCTTATTTAAGGCTAAATGCTATTTTTTAAGGTGTTTCTGAACAGGTGTTTCTAAACAGGTGTTTCTGAACAGGTTATTAAATAGGTTATTAAATAGGTAATTAAAGGAGAGGTTTAATATGAGCAATTATATAAATGTTAGGCTTTAAATAAGGAAATCCGAACTGAAACTTAAGTTTGAGGACTGCTTATGACAAAGTTCC
The Methanosarcina sp. WWM596 DNA segment above includes these coding regions:
- a CDS encoding type II toxin-antitoxin system RelE/ParE family toxin yields the protein MTYRVAVHPSVHKNLTKLYRLDRSAYDHVNKRLRLLAYRPEMGNPLEAEFEGKWRIHIGVFVLIYTFDKTSNTLTLLTFEHYTRAYDTDIAYS
- a CDS encoding M48 family metallopeptidase yields the protein MRKNDSIKACGRTIDYEIVYSRKRRKAAIVVRPDLKVEFRAPHGLSREAIRDMVQKKAGWVWEKLDWFEANRLPNQEKRYIDGEKYLYLGREYPLKILPVDGIKKSLASFNGSELTVFIPRTVPEELKSVLVKMAIWNFYQVCAESDVERLLKAYSEKLNIAPPDFKVKHQKRRWGSCSADNVLRINFQLMMAPPEQLEYVVVHELCHVKEKNHSVRFWKLVGELMPGYEVHRKSLKKDGWRYVL